In one Knoellia sp. p5-6-4 genomic region, the following are encoded:
- the metG gene encoding methionine--tRNA ligase yields MKVLSAVAWPYANGPRHLGHVAGFAVPSDVFSRYMRMAGHDVLMVSGTDEHGTPILVQADKEGTTARELADKNNRVIAHELADLGCSYDLFTRTTTANHYAVAQELFTQVWNNGYMIERTTKGAISPSTGRTLPDRYIEGTCPICGYPEARGDQCDNCGNQLDPTELKDPRSKINGETPEFIETQHFFLDLPALADALREWLEEREASGTWRPNVIKFSLNILDDIKPRAMTRDIDWGIPVPLDGWREQPTKRLYVWFDAVIGYLSASIEWARRLGEPERWREWWNDPEALTYYFMGKDNITFHSQIWPAELIGYAGKGARGGEPGPYGVLNLPTEVVSSEYLTMESKQFSSSRGHVIYVRDVLSRYQPDALRYFLCAAGPENQDADFSWREFVTRTNSELVAGWGNLVNRTASMIAKSFGEIPPAAELTADDEALLAKVREGFDTVGGLIGRHRLRQAIGEAMRVVGEVNKYVTDQAPFKLKGEDERERLGTILHVTAQAVVDLNTMLSPFLPHSSNAVHATFGGEGQFMPMPRVDEVTDLDDGHPYPVITGEYSSTPSWESRPVRVGAPVTKPTPVFQKLDDSVVEEELRRLQGDAADEADGDA; encoded by the coding sequence ATGAAGGTCCTCTCCGCTGTCGCCTGGCCGTACGCCAACGGGCCGCGGCACCTCGGCCACGTGGCCGGGTTCGCCGTCCCCTCTGACGTCTTCAGCCGGTACATGCGCATGGCGGGCCACGACGTGCTCATGGTCAGCGGCACCGACGAGCACGGCACCCCCATCCTGGTGCAGGCCGACAAGGAGGGCACGACCGCCCGCGAGCTCGCCGACAAGAACAACCGGGTCATCGCCCACGAGCTCGCCGACCTCGGCTGCTCCTACGACCTGTTCACCCGCACCACGACGGCCAACCACTACGCCGTGGCGCAGGAGCTGTTCACACAGGTCTGGAACAACGGCTACATGATCGAGCGCACCACCAAGGGCGCGATCTCCCCGTCGACCGGCCGCACCCTGCCCGACCGCTACATCGAGGGCACCTGCCCCATCTGCGGTTACCCCGAGGCGCGCGGCGACCAGTGCGACAACTGCGGCAACCAGCTCGACCCCACCGAGCTCAAGGACCCCAGGTCCAAGATCAACGGTGAGACACCGGAGTTCATCGAGACCCAGCACTTCTTCCTCGACCTTCCCGCGCTCGCCGACGCGCTGCGCGAGTGGCTCGAGGAGCGCGAGGCGTCGGGCACCTGGCGGCCCAACGTCATCAAGTTCAGCCTCAACATCCTCGATGACATCAAGCCCCGCGCGATGACCCGCGACATCGACTGGGGCATCCCGGTGCCGCTCGACGGCTGGCGCGAGCAGCCCACGAAGCGGCTCTACGTGTGGTTCGACGCCGTCATCGGCTACCTCTCGGCGTCCATCGAGTGGGCCCGCCGGCTCGGCGAGCCCGAGCGCTGGCGCGAGTGGTGGAACGACCCCGAGGCGCTCACCTACTACTTCATGGGCAAGGACAACATCACCTTCCACTCCCAGATCTGGCCCGCCGAGCTCATCGGGTATGCCGGCAAGGGGGCTCGCGGGGGAGAGCCCGGTCCGTACGGGGTGCTCAACCTGCCCACCGAGGTCGTCTCCAGCGAGTACCTCACGATGGAGAGCAAGCAGTTCTCCTCCTCCCGCGGCCACGTCATCTACGTGCGCGACGTGCTCTCGCGCTACCAGCCCGACGCGCTGCGCTACTTCCTCTGCGCCGCAGGCCCGGAGAACCAGGACGCAGACTTCTCCTGGCGTGAGTTCGTCACCCGCACCAACAGCGAGCTCGTCGCCGGCTGGGGCAACCTGGTCAACCGCACGGCGTCGATGATCGCCAAGAGCTTCGGTGAGATCCCACCCGCGGCCGAGCTCACCGCTGACGACGAGGCGCTGCTGGCCAAGGTGCGCGAGGGCTTCGACACCGTCGGCGGGCTCATCGGCCGGCACCGGCTGCGCCAGGCGATCGGTGAGGCCATGCGCGTGGTCGGCGAGGTGAACAAGTACGTCACCGACCAGGCGCCGTTCAAGCTCAAGGGTGAGGACGAGCGCGAGCGGCTCGGCACGATCCTCCACGTGACCGCGCAGGCCGTCGTCGACCTCAACACCATGCTCAGCCCCTTCCTGCCGCACTCGTCCAACGCGGTGCACGCGACCTTCGGCGGCGAGGGGCAGTTCATGCCGATGCCCCGCGTCGACGAGGTGACCGACCTCGACGACGGCCACCCCTACCCGGTCATCACCGGTGAGTACTCCTCGACCCCCTCGTGGGAGTCCCGTCCGGTGCGTGTCGGGGCCCCTGTGACCAAGCCCACTCCGGTGTTCCAGAAGCTCGACGACTCCGTGGTCGAGGAGGAGCTCAGGCGGCTGCAGGGTGACGCCGCTGACGAGGCCGATGGCGACGCCTGA
- a CDS encoding TatD family hydrolase, translating to MATPEPSRPATGRRVPTAPDPLPIPVVDNHTHLDIARDGEEPSDVAEVVAAAVAVGVDRLVQIGCDLPGARFTVELVDKHPEILGGVALHPNEAPRLAAAGALDAAYEEIEALAAHPRIRVVGETGLDYFRTGRDGVGVQQDSFRWHIDLAKRLGKALQIHDRDAHDDVLRILDEEGAPECTVMHCFSGGVAVARACVDRGFLLSFAGTVTFKNARPLRDALAVTPLEQVLVETDAPYLAPTPWRGAANAPYLVPLTVRVMADVMGVAVPTLCAALSANSERVYGPW from the coding sequence ATGGCGACGCCTGAGCCGTCCCGTCCGGCGACCGGTCGTCGGGTGCCCACGGCCCCCGACCCGCTTCCCATCCCGGTGGTCGACAACCACACCCACCTCGACATCGCGCGCGACGGCGAGGAGCCGTCCGACGTGGCCGAGGTGGTGGCGGCTGCCGTCGCCGTCGGGGTCGACCGGCTCGTGCAGATCGGGTGCGACCTGCCGGGTGCACGCTTCACGGTGGAGCTCGTCGACAAGCACCCGGAGATCCTCGGCGGGGTCGCCCTCCACCCCAACGAGGCGCCCCGTCTCGCCGCGGCCGGGGCCCTCGACGCGGCATACGAGGAGATCGAGGCGCTCGCCGCCCACCCCAGGATCCGCGTGGTCGGCGAGACCGGTCTCGACTACTTCCGCACCGGCCGGGATGGTGTTGGCGTGCAACAGGATTCGTTCCGTTGGCACATCGACCTGGCCAAGCGCCTCGGCAAGGCTCTGCAGATCCATGACCGCGACGCCCATGACGACGTGCTGCGCATCCTCGACGAGGAGGGAGCGCCCGAGTGCACCGTGATGCACTGCTTCAGTGGCGGCGTCGCGGTCGCCCGCGCGTGCGTCGACCGGGGCTTCCTCCTGTCCTTCGCGGGCACGGTCACCTTCAAGAACGCCCGCCCCCTCCGCGACGCCCTGGCGGTCACCCCGCTGGAGCAGGTGCTCGTCGAGACCGACGCTCCCTACCTGGCCCCGACGCCGTGGCGCGGAGCGGCCAACGCGCCCTACCTGGTGCCGCTGACGGTGCGCGTCATGGCCGACGTCATGGGGGTCGCCGTGCCCACCCTCTGCGCGGCGCTGAGCGCCAACTCGGAGCGCGTGTACGGCCCCTGGTGA